ttttgcacatgtatgcattttctttttggcttaaTTATGGTAATTCTATCAAACTAAAATAACAAAGAACATGAatcataaaacataaaaagctaataatttgtattttttttagtacaagcgatagtttTAACTACATGAGAGgaaatttctcacacacacaaccaaGATGTCATGGGATTTAAACCTCAGACCTCTAGTCTGCAAGTCAAAATCCTTTTTCATAGAGTTAGACCCCATTGGCAACCATCAATTTAttgagaacaaaaaaaattatcaaactaGAAGAACTAAACATTTTCTTAAAGAGCAGACACGGGCGTAGCCAAGTTTGTTAGAACGAATGTGCTCCCCACTCTGCACCCTAATTCGAATTCCCCTTTCGTagtttagattaatttaaagtagaatatcgcttatataaaataaataaataaaaacattttctTGAAAGTGTTTGATTAATTGAATCTTTAttattacaaaacaaaaaaataaaattttaatgtttaattGCAAATGTAGGGCCCTTGtattgttaaatttttaaaatgattGTTATTTGGGCCCTTGTATTTTAAAACTCTCAAGAAAATCCATTTAATATGGCCTTGAacaattataatatacatatatataagtgttcCTCCGTTTTATGTTCGTTCttgtgatggtagggtaaagtttctcattgccttgaaaaccattgactggtcaacaagtcaactttctttagtgtgcTAGCGtaccactgctagcaatgagAATTCTAGCAgatttcttaaaaatagattactTGCGCCataagttactgatttctaaacaagcgattgtgaatttgggtgaggaatatctcccaaataagtttttttcttgcctcagactggtgaggactttcacaatttttctcaGTACAAAACTGGCAGTTCTGGCaagaataaatgataagatAACGAACTGTTTTTTAGGCAGAagtgccttttacaaaactcaaaaggaaagaccaactctagaaagacaaaaagagggATGAACTTCCATTTCTTCCTGGATAGATGCTtttgatccgggctggactagGTATACCTATGCTGGACTAGActatcaacaccttcaactgtcaagtttcagctgtaaatcaaTATCACTgttcgagtttggcagagctttaatctatttcaagccctggaaggctttttgaaTGGGCAGAATTGGAACCTCTTCAGTCtggaaggggcagaagtggctagACTTGATGATTACTGAGTTGGAACTGCACTGTAGTACTTGTTCTActtgatcagggctctccataaatttgttgaggttttcatatttgtaaaacccgaactctgcttgatttggcttaTGCTGGACCAAATTTGTAACCAGAGAAAActcgttttgaatgacttatttctctaagtctgaactagagttggaaatttgatttgtagctggcttctttcttgtggctcaatgagcttttggttgctttagtgttttgaaggtttttgagatcaagtgatcattttgagtttttgctttggattgattttttagttgtcctttgatctgttcacctcctctcatatttatagaaaatgctAGAGTgggattttaataaaaaaaaaatgggcagcatattttctaaaaacgagatcttttcttttcaaagccATAAAAGAAGGAAGTTATTGTTCTGGCAGAGAAGAACTATTAGTAGTCAGTTTTCATGGAggtcttttccttgcttttctgaaagaaaaaccaactctTCTTTGTTCTCTGTTTGTTCTTGGTAAGGAGAAAGAACACAATCTGACGTGATGGtcattttgcttttcttgtttgaacAACTCTCTTGCTTACCACTTATCTTTTGAGATCGTAAtttgcttatctcttggaaagaTCACCTGCTCTGATGCAGAATTATATACAAAAAGATTCTGATCTTAGGATATACGTAATTTCACTGTTTTGTCACTCAATATTGTATATAACACGAACAACCTATGCACGGTTTTGTCACTTTATCTTAAATTACATCCAAACTCACCTTGTTAGCTCTAGAATATCAACTTGTTAGGTCTGGAATATCGAACCCTAAAAAATACATGAGCTGTTCTTAATGAATGCTTGAAATTTTGAGTGtatatctatattttttttatcaacaaaagaagaaatttccTTCAACATATAAGCACAACTTGTTAGCTCTTGATCATATCAatcctctattttttttataaaaaaaatattaacaatAGAGAAAAAGATTGAAACTCGAAACTCCAAAGTACCAAAACACCAATGGTTTGTTTACTAATTGTTCTCGCTAAATCTAAACAGATAGAAGTAAAGCTAATTTACAAGCGATGTGGATGGTTTGGACCCAAGAAGCCTTCGGTCTGTGGTGTTCCTTCCTTAAGGCATGATGCTGGATGCGGTCTGGGGAAAGGAACGGTAGGTTAAGTCTTAAGACACCGGTGTGGCACCGGCCGAAGACCCTCTGATGCAAAGTTAGCGACCAAGAGCAATTCTATTGACAGTGTAAAAGCACAAGTCAAGTAAACAGTCTTACCTTTTAGATGAGCCAGTgggctctatttatagagagcATTTAGGATCCTCTTAGTACTTAGTTTTGATGTGGGACTCGTGGGAGTGTCTTCGACGGTTGACACGTGCTCTGACAGGTTATGGCGAGAGTTCCGAGGCAATCTGTCAGAATCGGCCTGATTGGTCGATCGGCATGGGATGCCGAAGATTGGTGTAGGTGAGTCAGTCGTTAGCATTTACTACTTTTAACGACCGTGTATGAATCGGTGATGTGTGCCGATTGACTGTTTCGGCATGGCTCACCGAGTTGGTCTTTAGCTTCGTTCACATTCCACGTGTCATGACGTAAGTGGGGGGGTCAGATATGGTACAAACACTAATCAAGAATTATAATTCTCctgaggaattgaattccacaTAGGGAGAATTCATGCGTTTATTTCACatcaagaaattaaaaagtaagcGGGAcccacacaaaattaggaattgaattcctgattttggaggaattcaattcttgggtGAGATatggtattctaattcctgGAGAACTAACCCATtaggaattcatcttttttatccattatatcctcacttgattttgaaaattacaaatttctcATCTACTTTATCCCAACAACaaggacattttagtaattagtacCACTCCTATCCCAATTctatatggtttagtaaataACTTCGATAGGAATCCgaaatctaattctcctcaatccatatgatttagtaaacaacttcaataggaatccaaAATCTAATTCTCTTCAATTCAACTCCTCTTTAATTCAATTCATACTGAATTTAATTACTCATAATCCGTACGGATTAGTAAACTGCTACAAATCTAATTTTTGagtaatgaatttttttttttcttttttgaaggaATATTTGGGTAAGTAacctaaaaacaaaagtattGCATAAGCAAAACCTTTCGAAGTATATAAAAATGTGTGATATTTTGGGTATTATCAAACTTTGTGCATGCACCCCAACCCTGCAATTCGTGTGTTTCGCTTTCTTTATGTGAAACGATGCACCGACTCACTGCCATGGCACATGAGCACGTGACACCTTAATCTCCATTATTCTTTCTCTCAACTTTCGTTACTTACTAATTTTCTATGTACAACTCTGCAAAGCGCGAGCCGAGCACCTTCTCAAAATTTCCACAGGGCCATCGTTTTCTATGAAAGACAATATTACCCATGCCATGCATGTCTCATTCATTCTACAAATATTCTTAAAACACTATTATTTGAGTTGGTTGCAACATTCATTTTGTCAAAAACTAGTTTGGATTTTCTAGTACTTAAATTGGATTACATTGTTAATCATAATAAAATTGGATTACATTTGAGTCGagctaattaaaaaaataaaattgttggaGTTTATCGTTTGTGAATTGAAGGACGCCAACTGGTCCGTAGCTCAGTAGTAAAAGCATGtagtgttgaagaatataagttCCATATCGaaaacttgactaaataaaataaaatatataatgaataGTTCCACTACTAATATTACCGAGGCCTTTTGTAATAAAACTCCACACCTACTGGACtttgtaggtggttaagttggggacaatatcaGTGTTGTTAGTAGTGGGCTGCTGGCCCGTCTCTCTGAATTAAACATGGTGTCAGAGCGGGTTGATTGACTGGGCCTAAATTGGGCCTTCGCCCTTACCCAATATGGTGTTCATATGTTGGGCTTGAATGTTTACCCCTATCCCTTACCCAATACGTGGTGTTCACGCGTTGGGCTTGAATGATTGACTCCGATGTGAACTTGGCTCCACGTGTGGCTCACTATGTAGTAGTCCCACGTGAGGGGgcgtgttgaagaatataagtcccacattggaaacttggctaaataaaatacaatatataatgaaGGGTTCCACTACTAATATTACCGAGGCATTTTGTAATAAAACTCCACACATACTGGACTTTGTAGGTagttaagttggggacaatattAGTGTTGTTAGTAGTGGGCCGTTGACCGGTCTCTCTGACTTAAacgtggtatcagagcatatCTGAATATTTACCATACTTTGTTTtacttggtatcagagccaggttttCTTGTGACCTGTGCTTGTGGTATCCATGAAATTAAAGTACTCTCCTCCCCTCCTCTTCAAGGAGGGAAGGGGGAGTGAAAGGGATATGTTTATTGATGTATCCTAATTACCTTGGCGTATTCCCatgaagatgttgcttatttcttgcCTCCGACGACCCATTCTCTTCAGAGGGAGAGGAggattgaagagaagttgtgtcTGTGTAAATTAGCTAAAGTttatatggaagaatttattgtTGCCATTGCCGTTACTGCCACTGTTGATATCGTCGTTGATGTTACCATTGCTACTATTGTTGCCATTGATGTTGACTTTGTTTGCTTCATTTTCCGTTGTTATGGTCATTGTCGATGATGTTGCTGTGTTTTGATCTGTCTCTATCCTAACCATAAACACTACCTATTTCCGCTGCACTATACACCTAACCTATAATCCTAGCCCGCCGCCGCCGTCTACCTTGCTACTATCTCCACTGCCTTACCTTCTGCCGTgttcacagggtttctgtgttctgccttatctactgccgtgctcataGAGCTTCTGTGTTCTGCTTTAACTATTGTCGTGCTCACATGATTTCtatgttctgccttacctactaCCATGCttacagggtttctgtgttctgcttTTATGTGTTCTTCTGTGTGCCCTATTTATTAGGGTTTTTATGACAAGGCCTTCTTTACAGTTGTTCAATTGGTCAATGTCGAGTACGGTGTTCTAtgactcgcttgtcaagttgggcatgcgaaatatctttgccccAACTTGAGGGGAAGTGTTGGCGAGTCATttcttagttaggattttcgTTCCTTACtatgttaggattttggttacttatTCATTTATCTAGTCCTATTATCATTGAGATTTATTTctgtttgggccaaaatcCTGCGCACCCAGCCCAACACCAAAGAGCCCAGAATAAAGCCACATGACCCAAGCAGTATGGGCTTTGCAAAAATAAACGACGAATCGAGGgcccaaaatccaaaaaagcCCAGCCCGTGATCTGTCGAAACCACGACAATAAACTTGGGCttcgaaaaagaagaaaagaaagaaatcagCCCATAGCTCAACTCAAATTGGGCTTAAAGAGAAGAAAGGCCCATGTCTTCTACAAAGTGGCAGAGTTGTAAAAAAACGTCAAATCAAATGGCAACTGACCACTAAAGCAGATTAATAAAAATCTAAAGATGAATTGGTTTGGGCACAGCTTCTAAATGCTCACCATTGATCTCAAAACCCAGATTACAAAGTCAGCAGATCTTTTTGAAAAACCTATTCTCAAAACCCACGTGACTActtgactttgaaaagtcaacaatttcaactatcACAAAAAAGTTTATTGAGAATTAATGAAAGCAGGTCATTTGCAAAAAGACTTGTCTGAGAATTTACAGCTAAAAGATCAGAATCCCTTTCTAAATAATTCTGCATCAGAATAGGTGGTCTTTCAAAGAGATAAGCAGACTATGttttcaagagataagtagagggagttgttcaaaacaagaaaagcaaattgACCATCATGGCagattgttttctttctctctctacaagGAACAACGAGGAACAAAGAAAAGTTGGTTTttctttaagaaaaaataggaaaagacCTTCATGAAAACTGATTATTGATGGTACTTCTCTGCCAGAACAGATAATTTCCCGTTTTCTTTGatatttaataaatgaaaagatcTTGATTTTTAGAGGatctgccgcccattattaaaaaattagaattcCCACTCCAGCATTTCCTATAAAACTAAGAGAAGGTGAACAGAACAAGggacaaccaaaaaatcaatcaaagacaaaaactcaaaatgatcacttgatctcaaagaaccttaaaacaaactgaagcaaccaaaagctgATCGAGCAACAAGAGAGAAGCCAACTACAAATCAAAACTTCAAGTttcagacttagagaaataagtcattcaaaatgagatttctctcgttataaatttggttcagcaaaagccagaTCAAGCAGAGTATgagtttttacaaatatgaaaacctcaacaaatttatggaactgatcaagcagaacagcCACCACAGTGCAGTTTCAGCTCAGTAATCCTCAAGTCCAGCCATTTCTGCCCCTTTCAGACTGAAGAGGCCTCAATTCTACCCgttcaaaaagccttccagagcttgaaatagattaaaactctgccaaactcgaacgttggtatcgatttacagctaaAGCAtagcagttgaagttgttgacacTCCAGTCCAGCCCATCTCGGATCAGAAGCATATATCCATGCAAAAATAGAAGTCcaatcttctttttatttttctagagttgggttttcccttttgagttttgtaaaaggcagttttGCCTAAAAACCATTCGTTTTCTCATAATTTATTCTGGCAGAACTACCAGTtttatactgtgaaaaattgtaaaatcatcaccagtctgaggcaagagaagaacttacttgggagatatttctcaccaaattcacaatcgcttatttagaagtcagtaacttggggcgcaagttatctatttttaaaagtatgttataattttcattgCTAACAGTTGCACGCTCAcacactaaagaaagttgacttgttgacctgTCAATGGTTCTCAAGGCAATGGaaaactttaccctaccatcacaggaacaaacacaaaacgggtgaacaatttcctattgtaatttatatttattttctattataatttggatttatttcctattttatttagggttgtacttctctataaatacctccatattgGAGAGAATAAAATATGAGTGAATATGAGCATATCCGAATATTTACCCTACTTTATTTGACTTTTAATTACAAATTCGTGATCTCAAATTCGAACCTCGTTCACACTTCTCCTCTacctttcaaattttgaacaaataaaaagaattgaaggggcaaatttgaagttttgatCACCGTAGTCATGAAGTTAGGTGAGGCAAGTAGCAAGAGGAGAGTGCTCAAATGGTATAAGCCATTTGGATACTCATGACCGTacaatatttaattatgattAGACTAGGTGTTTTGTCCTTGCAAACTGACATAACAACAATATCATATTGTCTTAAAATATTAATCCAAATCTAACCATCAGTATCCACCTTATCACCTTTGACTGGTAAAGATTCTGTGCCATCCCAATTGTTTTAGTTATCTTTCATCTTCGATATTCGAGAATTATCGAGCTCAAATGGGTAACTGGGGCAAGAAATAGGTTTTTTATAGTTGGACTGATGTGCATCAACCTAGTCCTCTCATTTCTTAACAATTAAATTTTAGAATGTAATAATTGTTTAACATAATATCTATATTTTCGTTTTAGAAGGTCCGAGTCGGAATTTCCAATTTATATTAACGTTATGTTTGTTTAGCTTTTaatacaaatgaaataaataatattttaaaatacaaatgataatttaaaagaattcgAAATTGAAATCTCTAATATGAAAgaaagtcttttttttattcgaCTAGATCTGTTGACATGAGATGAATGATATTAGCTATGTATAGCACGGttatttaaaacttttttaaagTCCAATGATTATTTAAGAATTAAGAAATACTTGCTATGTACCACAATTCAACAAGCAAGCGATGAGGggagaaaaaatattggtggGTTGTCCTTTTCATGTCCAAATGCACTGCTAACTGTCAAAGTCCAGCTTCAAGGCACAATTAGGAAGCCAAATGTTGGTGAAAATGAAACTTTTCCCAAACACAAAGTTCAATTATACTATTCAGCATTCAAAATTTACCGATATTTGCTGCTTAATCAGTGGCTTAAAGTGGAATTGCATGGCAGCAAAACCATTTATGATGTCTGTTCACCactcaaaaaaattaactttttgaaatatttttagcAAAGGGTTTGTactaaataatttttcttgcttttattttttgttgttgttgtctaTTGTGCAGTTAATTTCAACACCACTGTTAATGGTGCAATCATAGGCCTATAATTTTGACATAATACAAGGAAAGCAAGATATGATGCTGAAATGTAGTTGGCTAAAACAGCATCATCTAACAGTAAAAAGATTATTACGACCAAAGGCAAACCAaaacccccccaaaaaaaataaaaattaaaggaacaCAAAAATGGGTTGTTGGGGGAGCTCAGCAGTTTGACTGGCTCATTCATCCGGAGGGTTAAACAGCATCAGCATGCATGGTAAATATTATGCCAAATTCAGCGGAAAAACTTGTATGAAGGAGTTTTGCTATTTTCGATCAATTACAGACtgtcatataaaaaaataatcacgTGTAACATACTGTAATTAGCCGCAAATATCAAAATAGTTATATTTCCATTTTATGCAAGTGTATCTCTAAATTCAGACGGAAAATCCAACACCTAAACTGCAATGCTAAgaaaagggcaaaatggtaattctATTATAATCTCTTACTTTACTGTTCTGCTTTTGCAAGAGACAGAGAGCAAGGACAAAGGCTGACCCCACTGTTTATATTTTCCAAGGCTTAAATACTTACAAGACCCAAAACCCCCCACTTTCCACTCTTCcgctgcttttttttttttttacctcatCTCTGTCATGAAATACCAAAACTGACTACTTGggacaaacaaaacaagagtAGTAAAGAAAGACAAGGTtgctaaacaaaaataaaaaatagaaatcaaacacagagagagagagaggagagagagagagagagatgaataaaGGGTGTGCTTTGTGGTGGTTGAGCAATGTGCAGGTGCCAAAGAAGATAGAAAATTTAAGCTTAGTTTGAATGAGAAGTAAGCAGGCTAGCAGagatagataaataaatagaaagaatgaaagagaaaaaagaagaaagggaggTGGTGGTCTTAAAATTGGACAAGTGAAAgaggcaaaaaaagaaaataaaagtcatagaaaagagaaagagatagagaTTGAGATGGTGGGCTCAGGAGCAACAGATAGGAGCAAAGAAGCTGTTGGGATGATGGCCCTCCATGAGGCCCTCAGAAGCGTTTGTCTCAACACAGACTGGACTTACTCTGTCTTCTGGACCATCCGTCCACGCCCGTAtgtctctcctctctcttttctcttaaagttctcttcttctctgtctCTCTACACTTGATCTGATGTTTAGCTCTGGATGCCTTGATTTCTagctgttttcttttctgggtttaattcattaatttgttttgttgcagGAGAGTCAGAGGAGGTAATGGCTGCAAGGTTGGGGATGACAATGGCAGTTTGtaagtatataatatatggttGCTTATGTAAAATGGGAATAAACTTTATTTGAACTACTAACCTCAACTTGGTTAGCTATGCAATTCAATTTTGCTCTgttttctctctgcttctcTAAGGAACAGGGTGAAAGCCAGAGGAGCTGACTAGgaatcttatttttttatatgaacaTGAGTTTTTAGAAATGGgtttttggtaattttgtgattttagTGTTGTTTATGAAATTTGGTGAAGGATGTTGATGTGGGAAGATGGGTTTTGTCGAGGAAGAGTTTCATCAGATTGTCTTGAAGATATTGACGGAGAAGATCCTGTCAGGAAAGCCTTCAGCAAAATGTCCATTCAGCTGTATAATTATGGAGAAGGGTGGGTACTTggtatgtgtttttttgttatggcttcttctcctctctctctctctctctctctctctacctaCACTACATGACAATCTTGCAGGACATaaaatatggtttttttttttggttatgggAAATAAGTTCTTCTTGTATTTGTGCTGTCATTGGTTGCACTGAATTCAACACAGGTTGATGGGGAAGGTTGCATCTGATAAGTGCCACAAATGGGTTTTCAAAGAACCTACAGAGTGTGAACCAAACATCTCCAACTACTGGCAAAGTTCTTTTGATGCTGTATGTAATAAAAGCCAGTCTTTTTTCTCCCTTTCACCTATATATTTGTCAAAGTAGACAAGCTGGAATTAGCACAAGTTTGTGCTTAGCTAGCACATATTAATGACTGATAGTAACCTTTTTTATGCTATTTATTGCAGCTTCCTCCTGAATGGACTGATCAGTTTGAGTCAGGCATTCAGGTCAGAACAGAAACATTTACTGCTTCAATTATTGGTCTCATTATTttggtgtaattttttttttgaacagttaatttattttaccagACAATTGCTGTAATTCAAGCTGGTCATGGTCTTCTGCAGTTGGGCTCCTGCAAGATtgtgagatatatatatatatatatatatcttttttttcttttcccattaATATTTGCTTTAATGCTGCAAATTCACACTAACACAAGGACATGCACAATATGTATATCAGATACCAGAAGATCTTCACTTTGTGCTAAGAATGAGGCATACCTTTGAGTCTCTAGGCTACCAATCTGGTTTTTACCTCTCCCAACTATTTTCCTCTACCAGAAACAACTCTGCCTCATCAGTGCTTCCTTCAAAGCAGTCCCCAATTCCGATCcggcctcctcctcctctcttcAATTGGGCTCAAAGGCCTCTTCCATCTGCAACAGCTATGCAGCTGCCTTCACCCAACAGTTTTCAGAACTCTGCAGCCAGACTTGGATACAATCCACAAGCCAATAAAGATGAGACACACATGTTTTTGCTGCCTCATTCAGCCGAAACACAAATGGGAGGAGACATGatgggaggaggaggaggaggaggagagcaTGAAAATGACATCAAATGGCCAAATGGATTGTCTTTCTTCAATGCCCTCACGGGACGTTCCGATGATGCAAAGCTTTTGTTCAATCCGGAGAACTTGGGAAACAAAGGTGGAGACGAAAATCACCACCACAACCCGAATCCAAACTCAGATCGTGCTTCGAATCACAACGAGTTTTTGAGCTTGGATTGCCACCCGGATAGTAGTGCAAGGAAGAACATGGAGAACAAGTACAAGAGGAGCTTTACTTTGCCTGCAAGAATGGCTTCATCGTCTTCAAACTCAGTTGATCACCATCAGCACCAATCTGTGGGGTATCGAAATGCCGAAGCTGGTATGTACTCTGATGTTATGGAGACCTTCTTGGAGTGAAATGGGAAGGGAAGATTGTATTAGAGGGACAATGGGTGAGGAGTTGTATGTAAGCAAAGCTTTTGAGCTCCTTTGCTGCTTATTACTTCTGTGATCGATTTCATGTTCTAGCTCTTTATATGTTTATGTGTTTTCATCCCAGTTAGTGAGACTTAATTAGAGATCATTTTGTACTTGTAGTTCATCCCAAGAAGAATTTCCCTCCATTCTTTTGTTCTTCTAACTCTCACTAAGGTCATGGAAtgtaaaatagaaaataaacataGAAGAAAATCAACACAAGTTGGTTCAAGTAATCAAAGCTTGTCCAATTCCAGCAGTAATGGGCTTGAAGAAATTCATTATGCCCAAAATgctcaagaaaataaaactatttGAATACACAGTTACAAATACACATGATCACTGGGAGTCTCACATCCATTGTTTAGCTTTATTGCTGGGAGATACAGTCTTCATCACACTTTTTGGAAATCCAATTTTGCTACCGATTCTCTAGGTAGGGTTATCTATAATAAGGAGTTGGGCCTCTACATTCGTATTCATACTTGAGTGTAGGGTGGCGTGTTTATTGACCTAGTCAACTGACCGAACATGTCTAGACCTAGAGTTGTTGAAGCATTTATAAAGGCTAAGATACTGGGGGAAAACTATCGCtctatttgaaattggatttcaatagAGTCGTTGACAGAGTCTGTTCTTGATCCGATACTTCTGTTGGGTTAGTTATAACTTATAACTGAGGCCatatgtattattattattttttaaaaaaaatagacacTTTTGTATCTACTTTTCCAAATTAACAAGCGATCACGACAAGCCTTGGCTTTTAGATAAAGATTTGGTTGACTGATCACTATTCAGTCAACCAACTAGTTTATGTTTCCAAAGGATTTATGGAAGAATATCATTGCCATATCAACAGCTTCAACTTCAAGATTAAACGCTCGCTCTGAAGAATTTGAAACAATAACCGAACACATTGTGACAAAAGCTCTATTTTAACAAGCCAAATTGCTTTTGCTGGTTAACGTTCccagaatatatatatatatatatatatatttccttttgcttttcttcaaAGTTGAAAGTGAtcaaaagccaaagccaaagctAAAGTATAAAGTCAGTTATCTACTTTCAAAGCAAACCTCAAAATCCTAACCTCAAACCCATgaacaaattacaaaacttgataaacaagtttaaaaaaatcatttttcactTCACATTTATCAATTCGCagctttaattaattacataatCACTACTTTTGTTGGACGGTTCCATTGCGTTACACTTTCTGCAGGTCCAAACAAGCCACCGGAAAAACCTCCGGCCAAAACTCCGGGGGACCACCACCGTCTTCACCCGGACTCTTCCCTTCCCTTTGATGGGTTTCTCCTTCCCTTCAAGCTGATCCACTTTCGCCTTCTTCCGAGAATTGTCACCGCTTAAAGAAGCCGGTACAGGCACAGCTGTTATGAATTGCCATCTCTGAGAAGAACCATAAACTTGTCCACCTCCGAGATTATTAGCTCTGTTTCCTTTGTATCTATCTGATCAAGCTCTAGaacccaatttgttttggtgcACCAATTTCCTCTCAGAGTTGTCGCTTGAGCTTGTCCTTGCGCTGCTGCTGCAGCTGCTGCTCCTGCTGTTGGTGCTGTTGCTTCTTGAGGACATGAGAGAGTCCTTGCTGCTAATGCTGCTCATCCGGCTTGTTCTCCGTAAATTACTATCGAAACCCATAAAACCGTTGCTAATTGGTTGACATGGAAAGGCATGTGGTAAGAGCCTGCCATTGAAGAACAAATGGTCTGCCGGGGAGTCTTTGCAGGGATCAGTGCTGGAGG
Above is a window of Prunus persica cultivar Lovell chromosome G2, Prunus_persica_NCBIv2, whole genome shotgun sequence DNA encoding:
- the LOC18785982 gene encoding uncharacterized protein LOC18785982, with translation MVGSGATDRSKEAVGMMALHEALRSVCLNTDWTYSVFWTIRPRPRVRGGNGCKVGDDNGSLMLMWEDGFCRGRVSSDCLEDIDGEDPVRKAFSKMSIQLYNYGEGLMGKVASDKCHKWVFKEPTECEPNISNYWQSSFDALPPEWTDQFESGIQTIAVIQAGHGLLQLGSCKIIPEDLHFVLRMRHTFESLGYQSGFYLSQLFSSTRNNSASSVLPSKQSPIPIRPPPPLFNWAQRPLPSATAMQLPSPNSFQNSAARLGYNPQANKDETHMFLLPHSAETQMGGDMMGGGGGGGEHENDIKWPNGLSFFNALTGRSDDAKLLFNPENLGNKGGDENHHHNPNPNSDRASNHNEFLSLDCHPDSSARKNMENKYKRSFTLPARMASSSSNSVDHHQHQSVGYRNAEAGMYSDVMETFLE